In Lysobacterales bacterium, the sequence GCGGTACTCGAAACCGAGCACGATGTCATCGGCACTAGCGCACCACGATCATGCGGCCGCTGCGCGTGGCGTTGCCGCCCCTGTCTGGCCCCCGTCAAACGCATAGTGCAGATAGATGTTCGCCAACAGTGGCGAGATCACCACCTTGCAGCGTGCCTTCCAACGTCTCTCTCTGACCGATCCATCTTCCATGACACCGGCGCGCAGCCATTGCCGGATCAGCTTCATGACCGGGGTCACCGATCCGATGCGCCACGGAACGCAGCAGCCAGTCGTGGTCCACCGTATCGAAGAACCGCTCGATATCGGCATCCACCACCAGTTCACCTTCGCACGATCCGCACTCCGACCGCAGGCATCCAGCGCATCGTGTTGGCCTTTGACCGAGGCGGAATCCATACGAGAAGCCGAGGAAGTCTTCCT encodes:
- a CDS encoding group II intron reverse transcriptase domain-containing protein translates to MDALRPLGIAALEDKIVQSALVSVLNAVYEEDFLGFSYGFRLGQRPTRCAGCLRSECGSCEGELVVDADIERFFDTVDHDWLLRSVAHRIGDPGHEADPAMAARRCHGRWIGQRETLEGTLQGGDLATVGEHLSALCV